In a single window of the Papaver somniferum cultivar HN1 unplaced genomic scaffold, ASM357369v1 unplaced-scaffold_93, whole genome shotgun sequence genome:
- the LOC113346135 gene encoding protein DEHYDRATION-INDUCED 19 homolog 4-like, giving the protein MDSDSWSDSLSTSKRYQSRNDLYNAYEEYDSDDEPVLPMTEFPCPFCSEDFDIIGLCCHIDDEHPVEAKTGECPVCGLRVGMDMIAHITMQHGQFFKIQRRKKLSSKGGSLSTLSQLKKELREGNLQSLLGGSSGSVSSVAPDPLLSSFMYNMPTIEEPASVNSQSSDESNTVEETSDEHLQERNVEPSPPLSDKDQEEKASRSQFVQGMLLSMMFDDIL; this is encoded by the exons ATGGATTCTGATTCATGGAGTGATAGTTTATCCACATCAAAACGTTACCAATCAAGAAACG ATTTGTATAATGCTTATGAAGAatatgatagtgatgatgaaccAGTTCTACCAATGACTGAATTCCCATGTCCCTTCTGTTCTGAAGATTTTGATATTATTGGATTGTGTTGTCATATTGATGATGAGCATCCTGTCGAGGCCAAAACTGGG GAATGCCCAGTTTGTGGATTGCGGGTAGGGATGGACATGATTGCGCATATAACAATGCAGCATGGGCAGTTCTTTAAG ATTCAGCGCAGGAAAAAACTCTCAAGTAAAGGTGGATCTCTTTCAACTCTCTCTCAATTGAAGAAGGAACTGCGAGAAGGAAACTTGCAATCCCTTCTTGGAGGTTCGTCTGGATCAGTTTCTAGTGTCGCACCTGATCCGTTGTTGTCTTCATTTATGTACAATATGCCTACAATCGAGGAGCCTGCAAGTGTAAACTCCCAGTCTTCTGATGAATCCAACACAGTGGAGGAAACTTCGGATGAGCACCTGCAGGAAAG AAACGTTGAACCATCTCCTCCTCTTTCAGACAAGGATCAAGAGGAGAAGGCTAGCAGGTCTCAGTTTGTACAGGGAATGTTGCTATCCATGATGTTTGATGACATCTTATGA